TAAAGAACGGAGAACTACGCATAATGCAGCACAAGAATCGGTGCCTGATGAATAGTTATTTTACAGGCAAAGATTTTGCACCAAAAGACACAATTGGAATATTACACTGTAAATCGAGAGAAAAACCGGAGTTGCTTCTCAAAAATTTAACAACTTGACTCCAGACCCATAACAGCGGGTTATCGCCTCGTCAGCAAAAAGCACAGCTCGTCAAAAAAGGTGCAGTCACCCGCCGCCACCCTGGGGTGTTGCCGCCCTTGCTGCTGCCTGTCGAGCAGGCTGACCTCGAAGCGCGACTCAAACAGGGTACGCACTTCCGTCTCATCCACCGCAAAGGGGGGCGTTTGATCCTTGGCCGAGTCATGGTTCAGGGTCACCAGCAGCACGCGCCCGCCAGAAGTGATTAACCGGGCCATCAGATCGACATAGTCCGCCCGCATGGCGGGCGGCAGGGCAATCAATGCCGCCCGGTCGTAGGCGGCATTAAATTGACGACCCAGCTGTTCGGCGGCAAAAAAGTCCCCCGCATACAGGTGGTAGGGCGCACAGAGCCAGTGTTCAAAAGCCCCCTCGGCAGTGCGCTCGGGAGTGAGCCCGGCTTCCTCAAAAAAGCCCGCCACCGCCAGGGGCGACAGCTCAAAGCCGGCCACGGTATGGCCCTGTTCCGCCAGCCAGTGCATGTCCAGGCTTTTTCCGCACAGAGGAACCAGCACCTCGGTGCCTGGCCCGGCACCAGTGTGGTGCCAACAGGTACGTAAATGCAGATTAATGTCGCTCTGATGAAAGCCGATGCGGGATGATTGCCAGCGTTGATGCCAGAAGTTCGCGTCCATGATGGTTCTCTCGCCAATAAAAAACCGGACTATGGCAGTCCGGTTTTTTATTCTCAAGGGAAAGTGCCTCAGTCACCGACTCCCATGTATGGCATCACTCCCCTTCATCTGCCACTGCTGGCGGCCCTGGCCGGCAGATCGACTCCTCGCCCTAGCTCCCGGCATTGCGCCCGGCGCTGCCAGAGCAGCACGGCGATCAGGGCATAGAGGCCGATTACCACCAGGCCCACCCATTCAATCTTGAGCGGCGTGAACTGGAACAGCAGCACCAGCACGAACATCAATGTCCAGTTCAACACCAGGTAACGCCCCTTGCCGAGCTTTTCCGCTTCCATGCCCAGGTTGGTGGTGTAGAGACGGATCAACGAGTCGAGGGAGTTAATCACGAAAATCACGCCCACCACCACCATCGCCAACCGCAGCTCGTTGCCGATGGCAATGGCCTCGCTGAAGTGCAGATAGAGCACGGAGAACCAGATGGCGATGGGAATGGAAGGCACCACCAGCATGGCCAAACACAGTTGCCAGGCCGGCAGGCCGCCGGCAAAGCGGGCCACAAACTGGCCGATCATGATGCTCCAGGAAAACCACCAGAACAGGTAAAAGGCATGGTAATCACTCATGGGCGTCACAAAACGGTGCAAATTGCCGAAGTAGTCGCCAATCTCCGCCATGGTGCCCGCCAGCGCCGGCACACCGGCGCCCGAGTTCACCGCCATAACCGCGATCAGTGCCACAAACAGCCAGGTGGAGGCCACGCTTAGAAACTTCACATATCGCACGTCCGAGCTCGACCACACGGCGCACAACACCACCAGGGCCACCAGGCCATAGCGCAGCGCCGGCGTAATCCCCGTCACATAGTCCGGCAGGTAGCTGAGAAACAGATAACCAGTAAAGGCACAGGTGCCGATGATCACCAGATTGTTGATAAAACGCACCAGAGGCAACTCAAACAGCCTCACCCTGGGCTCGATCAGCACAAAGTAAAAGGTGGTGAAAAAGTAAAAACCCCACACCAGAAAGCCCCAGAAGCCAAACTCGATGGCGAGCGGGCTGGCAAAGCCGTAGACAGACTCACTAACGTAAACCGGAAACTCGGTCAGTGGAAACATCACCAGGCCCACATCCAGGCCCGAGGTAAACAGAATGGCGATAAAGGTAAACAGGGAGGTCGGCATCTCCCCCTTGCAGGGCACACGGCCGTAACGCAGCAATATCCACACCGACGCGGTCAACGTCAGCACAATGGCAACAGACAACACCATATCCATGGAGAATCCTCTTTTGTTGGTTCCATCAATCAATTCATGCCCAAAGGCAACGGGTTTGTGGCTGGTTGACTTTCCCTCCTGACAAGCATCATTGGCGCCGGCGACGCCACGTTTATTGAACATTCAATCAATGATTAACTTTATATGCAGAAAAAAAATCAATAGGTATCTGTTGCGACCCGAGGCATGCCTGTTCGCGACAAGGTGGAATGGGCCGAAAAGAGGGGTCTGTCAGCGGCGGTTGTATTGCCGAAGGCCCGTGCAGCAGGCCAGGCATTTACCGGAGCCAGAAAGGGTGCGCCAACAACAAAGGCGCTCAAAGGGGATATCGAAAAAAAGGACGGCATGGCGCCGTCCTTGTCGAGTCGAGGCGATTAGCCCCGGCGCACCTCGGCCGCAGGCTTGGTGCTGTTGTAAACGGTTTCGTCCAGCTCGTTTTCGCTCTTGCCGATCAGCACGGACACCATAAGATCACCGCACACGTTCACGCTGGTACGGGCCATGTCGAGGATACGGTCGATACCGGCCACAATGGCCAGGCCTTCCAGGGGCAGCCCCACTGTGGTCAGCACCAGCGACAGCATGATCAAGCCGGCGCCGGGCACACCGGCGGTACCAATGGAGCCCAGGGTGGCGGTCATGATGATCAAAATGTAATCGGACATGGCCAGATCAACGCCAAAGGCCTGGGCCACGAACACGGCGCAAATACCCTGATACAGGGCGGTGCCGTCCATGTTGATGGTCGCGCCCAGGGGCAGCACAAAGCTGGACACGCCCTGAGACACACCCATTTCCTCGCGGGCCGCCTTGATGGTGGCCGGCAGGGTGCCGGAGCTGCTGGTAGTGGTGTAAGCCACCGCGGCCGGGTTGATCAGGCCTTTCAGGTAGCGCACCGGGTTCAGGCGACCCAGCACGCTGATCAGGCCACTGTAAACCACCAACACATGCACCAGCGAACCCACATACACCAGGGCCACCACCTTGATCAGCGGCAGCAGCACCTCCAGGCCATACTTGCCCGCCACCCAGGCCATCAGACCAAACACACCATAGGGGGCCAACTTCATGATAATTTCGGTCAGCTTGTACATGCCTTCGGCCAGACTCTCAAACAGGCGAATGGCCGGCTGTGCCTTTTCACCACAGAGGGTCAGGGCAATGCCCAGACCCAGGGCGAACACGATGATCTGCAGTATGTTGCCGGCAGCCATGGCGCCGATGGGGTTTTGCGGGATCAGCGCCAGCAGGGTCTCCACCAGGGAAGGGGCTTCGCTTGCCGATACCGGCTCGGTAATGGTCATGTTCATGCCGGCCCCCGGTGTGAACAGCAGCGCCAGCATCAGGCCAATGGTAATGGCCACCGCCGTGGTACCCAGATAGAGCACCACCGACTTCAGGCCAATGCGGCCCATTTTGCGGGTGTCCTGCATGGAGGTCACGCCCACCACCAGGGAGCAGAATACCAGCGGCACAATCAGCATCTTGATCGCGTTGATAAACAGCGTGCCAATCGGCTTCAACACTTCGGCGTCCGGCCCCATCAGGGTGCCCGCGATCACACCCAGCACCATGCCTACGAGAATTTTTTTCCAGAGCGCCAGTCCGCTCCAAAAGCCGCTACGGCCCTGATCTACTACTGTCTGTTCCATCGTCAGTTCCTTGTTACTGATGTCGAGGTATACAGCCGGACGCGGCCCTGTGCGGGTGCACATCCGAACCATCGGTATCTGGCGCTCACTCGCCAATCCCTGACGTAATAACAGCAAAGGCCGTGCCAGCTTTTGACAAACAGTTAAGCAACTGTTTTTTAAATAATTTTTAATGAAAATTGAGTGACAGCGCCGAATGGAAGGGGTATAACCAGGGTTATAAAGGGAACCAGCAGAAAACGGAAAAGTACAATTTTATCAAAAGGATAGAAAGGGTAACCCGGGTTATAACCCATCACCCGGGTTATAGGGGTTGTCAGGCCTCGTCGGCCGCGGCCTTTTTCAGCCGTTTGCTCAACGCCGGCTGGGAAATACCCAGCAGCCGGGCGGCGAGTGACTGATTGCCCTCGGCCCGGCGCATGGCCTCGGCCACCAGCAGGTCGCCCACTTCGGTCAGCCTGGGCAGGGTCTGCATGCGGCGAAAGGGGCTCGGCTCGTCTTCCCCCTCGGTCAGCAGGGGCAGCTCCTGTTGTCCAAGGGCCTGACGGAACACCTCCATCGACAGCATTTTCGACTTGTGCCGGCTCATGGCGTCATAAGCCAGGGCCCGCAACTCCCGCACGTTGCCGGGAAAGGCGTAGTTGGCCAGCAGCACCGGTAATTCCCGCGGCAGGGTGGGCACGGTTTTATCCAGCTCCGCCGCCGCCTCGGCAAGAAAATGCTCCAGCAACAGGGGAATGTCGCCCTTGCGCTGGCGCAGCGGCGGAATTTCCACCTGATGGGTACGCAGCCGGTAGTAAAGATCCTTGCGAAAACTGCCTTCCTGCTGCTTGCGGGCCAGATCCTGGTGGGTGGCCACCACCACCCTGGCACTGATGCGTTTGGGCCTGTCACTGCCCAGGGGGTAATATTCCCCTTCCTGCAGCAGCCGCAACAACTTGACCTGGGAAGTCAGGCTCAGGTCGCCAATCTCGTCCAGAAACAGGGTGCCGCCCGCGGCCTGCTCTATCATGCCGGCCCGGGCCCGGTCGGCACCGGTAAAGGCCCCCTTGTGATGGCCGAACAGGGTATCGGCGAACACATTGTCGTCCAGCCCCGCCACGTTCACGCTGATCACGGGGCCGCTTCGGTTGCTCAGGGTATGAATGGCGTGGGCAATCAGCTCCTTGCCCACCCCGCTCTCACCGCAGATCAACACCGGCTGGCTGCTGGCGGAAACCGCCTCCAGGTACTGAAACACCGAGCGCATGCCCTTGTCCTGGGTAATGATGCCGGCGAACACCTCGGGGCGCTCCAGGGTATCGGTCAGAAAGCGCCGGCGCATCTCCTGGTTTTCCAGGCGCATTTCCTGGCTGGCAATGGCCCGGCGAATGCCGCCGATCAGTCGGTCTTCTTCCGTGGTCTTGACGAAATAGTCATAGGCGCCGAGGCGAATGCAGTTCACTGCCGTCTCCAGCTGGTTCAGCCCGCTGATGATGATCACGGCTATCTCGGGATATTCTTCCACTATCTGTTGCAGCAGGGCCTCACCCGACAGGTGCGGCATGGTCAGATCCAGCAGCACCAGGCCAATGGGCTCACGGGCAATGATGCCCATGACCTCCCGGCTGTCTTCGCAGCGATAAATGTGATTAATGCCGCCCCGCCGCTCCAGGGCAATGCTGAGGCTGCGCAGAAAGGGGGCTTCATCATCCACCAGCAGCACACCAAAGCTGGGGTAGGAATTGCTTTTGATCACGATGGGGTTCCTTCGATCGCGGGTAACGTCAGGGTGGCGCGGGTTCCCCGGCCCGGCTCGGATTCATATTCCAGCCGGCCGCCATGCTCCTGTACGATGCCGGCCGACACGGACAAACCCAGCCCGATGCCGCCCTGTTCGCGCTTGGTGGTAAAAAACGGATCTTTCAGCCGGGACAGATCGCCGGGCGATATGCCCACGCCCTGATCGGTAATTTCAAGATACAACTCGTTGCGTGGCGCCCGGTGTCCGGTGCGAATAACAATGCCCTGTTCCGGGCTGGTAAGGGCCTGACAGGCATTCACCACCAGGTTGATCAGCACCTGCTCAATGCGCTGGGCGTTGCCCCTGAAGTGCGGCAACCCGGGCTCGCAATGCACTTCCACGCGATGACTGGACGTGCGAATGGTGTTGTCGACCAGACGGATCACCGTGGCCACCAGCGCATTGAGATCCACGTTCTCGTTCAGCTCCGCCGGGCCCTGACGGGCAAAGTCGCGCAGATCATCCACGATGCGGCGAATGCGCCCGGCGCTGGCCTGCATGTCGTCGAGCATGGCGGGCAGCTCCTCGCGCATGCGGCTGTAGGGCAACCCGGCCAGGTAAAAATCGCCCTGCTGCTCATATTGCGCCTCCAGCAGCGCTTCCAGATCGGCAAAGGCGTCTTTCAGCACCGGCAGGTTGAGCAGCAGCAGGCTGCTGGGATTGTTGATTTCGTGGGCCACTCCCGACACCAGAATGCCCAGGGACGACATCTTGTCGGCCTGGATCAATTGCTGATGCTGCAGTTGCAGCTTCTCGCTGCGCCGGGCCACTTCCCGGGCCAGCATGCGGTTCCAGATGACAATCCCCCCCAGCACCACCAGCAACACCGCCGACACCAGGGCGGCGGCCAGGCCGATTTTCTTCCAGGGCCAGCCGCCCTGCTCCAGCGGCCCCAGCCACTTGTCGTAAATCTGTTGCAGGCGGCCGGTGTTCTTGAGAATGGCCAGCCCTTCGCTGAAGCCCGCCAGCAGCGCCTCGTTCCCCTTTGATACCGCATAGCCGTAGCGCTGGGGCTGAAAAGGCTGGCCCACCGGCACTATGTTGGACAACTCCAGCTCGCGGCCCAGATACAGCCCCGGCAGGTTGGCAACCAGGGCATAATCGTGCTTGCCCGCCGCCAGCAACCGCAGCGCCGAGGCATGGGTGTCGACCAGCACCAGGTTGTCTCCCACGTTATTGTGCAGCAGGTGGTCGTGCATAATGCCGCCCCGCTGCACAACCACCTCTTTGCCGCGCAGATCGGCCAGCTCCCTGGCTTCGTCTTCCCCTTTGCGGGCAAAAATGGACTGATACACAATGGCGTGTGGTGGCGAGAAACTGTAATCATCGCTGCGCTCGCTGGAGAAAATCATGCCCTGCAGCACATCCATCTCGCCCGTATCCAGGGCCTGGCGCATGCGATTCCAGTCGCCGAGGTGAAACTCCACCTGCATGCCCATGACTTCGGCAATGGCACGGGTCAACTCCACGTTGTAGCCGTCGGGCTCGCCGTCTTCATTGAGAAATTCATAGGGCGGATAGTCGTGATCGCCGCCCACACGAATAATGCCTTCCCGATAGGGCTCTGCCGCCATGGCGCCGCCCAGGGCCAGTCCCCACAACAACAGGCACGCCTGAAGCCATTTCATGCCGTGGGCTCCGCCCGGCCGTAATTCTGCTCACACACTTGCCAGAAGGCTTCGGCGGTGTCGGACAGGGGCCGGTTGCAGCGATAGAGACACACATTGAGCGGCAACTGCCAACGGTCGTCACCGCAGATCACCAGAAAGCCCTGACGCAACTCTTCTCGAATGGCAAAGCTCGGCACCCAGGCAATGCCCATGCCCTGCATGGCCATCACCTTCAGGCTGTCGGCCAGGGGTGACTCAAACGCCTGACGCAGGGTCACGGTGCGTGGCCGGCTGCGCAGCAACCGCTCCACACAGCGGCCGAGAAAAATTTCTTCGGGGTACCCCAGATAAGGCAGGGTGGCACCATGGGCGGCGTCCAGGTTGAAAACGGGCTGGCCGTCCTCATCGGCGCGACACACCGGCACCAGTTGCTCGGTTTGCAGCTCAAAACGGTGAAACTGCCCCGGCGCCAGGGTGGGATCTTCAAACGCCAGCAAAAAGTCGCAAATGCCGTTTTTCAGGGCCTGCACGCTGTCATCCACATTGGCCACCAGCTGGCGGGTACTGATGCCCTCCAGCTCTCGGCGAAACGACTGCAGAAAGGCGGGAAATAAAGACAGTGACAGGGTGTGAGACACGGCGAAGTCGATGGTGTGGGCACCACGCTGTTTCATGGAGCGAAGATGGCCGATGCTGTCGGCCAGCTGGGTCACCAGGTTGCGCGCGGTAATACGAAACAGCCGACCTTCATCGGTCAGTTGCACCGGCGTGCTGGTTCGGTCGACCAACTCGCAGCCCAGGGCGGTTTCCAGTGCGCGAATGCGCCGGCTGAAGGCGGGCTGGGTCATGTGCCGCTCCTGGGCGGAGCGGGAAAAACTCTGGGTGTGGGCCAATGAAAGAAAGTCTTCCAGCCATTTTGTTTCTATGTTCATGCACCACCCTTGGCTTGATACCCACAGCTTGGTCAGCCCGCTGACCGGTCAGGGTGGCATTATATCACTCGCCGGCGCCGATGCTCAGGGCCCTGTTGCACCATGCCAATCTGGCACCGGCGATAACAAAGCGGCATAACGGCGCCATCTTATTGATATTGCAACTGCGGCACGGGGGTTATGCGGCTTGCGCATAGGGGGTACTCAAACGGCATTGTCGGTGCCCTCGCCGGCTGTTTTAGGCTGCAAAAAAACAGCCTGGAGACAGCTTATGAGTTCCCTGATTGGCATTCTTGGCGGCATGGGCCCGCTTGCCACCGTCGACTTTGTGACCAAGATCATTCACCAGACCCCGGCCAGCCGGGATCAGGATCACCTGCCGCTGCTGGTGCATTCGGTGCCGCAAATTCCCGACCGCACCGCCTGCCTGCTGGAGAACAAGGAGTCTCCCCTCGAGGCCCTGCTGAAAGGGCTGAACACCCTGATAAGCGGCGGCGCCGGCTGCATTGCCATTCCCTGTAACACCGCCCATTACTGGTATGAGCCGCTGGCCCAGGCGAGCAGCGTGCCCATTTTGCACATTGCTCGGGCCTGCGCCGCGGCGCTTGCAGGTGAAAAGGTTGGTTCGGTTGGCCTGCTGGCCACCGACGGCACCCTGAAGGCCGGTTTTTATGCTCGAGAGCTGGCGGAATTTGGCATTGCCCTCACCACGCCTCGGCCCGAACTGCAGCGCCGAGTGATGGAAGGCATTTATCTGGTCAAGTCCGGCGCCGTAAAGCAGGGTGCTCAAATGCTGGATGGCTGCATGGCCGACATGCTGCAACAAGGGGTAGAGCGGGTCATTCTGGGATGCACCGAAATTCCTTTCGCGCTGGACTCCATTGGCTCGGCCCATGCCCATCTGGGCATGGACGCCACCAGGGCGCTGGCGGCGGCCTGTGTGCAGTGGCACCGCCAGCAGCAAATGGCGGTGGCGGCCTGATCGCACCGCCACTTTTATGACGGCCCGGGATATTGATGCCATGACGGCGTCGGCCCCGGGCCGATTTGCGTTTGCCAATCAGGCGACGCAGGGCGTCACCATGGACGCCGGGCTGAGCACCGCCGCCAGGCGCTCTTCGCTGAGCAGCTGCTCTTCGCGCACCAGCTCGGCCACGGTGGCGCCGGTCATCAATGCCTGGTTGGCAATGCGGCTGGCGTTGTCGTAACCGATATGGGGCACCAGGGCGGTAATGATGCCGATACTGTTATGCAGGTGGGCGGCACACTGCTCCTCGTTGGCCTTGATGCCGCGCACACAGCGCGTGTCGAGCATGCGAATGGCTTCACCCAGCATGCGGCTGGAGTTGAGCAGGTTATAGATAATCAGCGGCTCCATGGCGTTCAGCTGCAGCTGGCCGGCTTCCGCCGCCAGGGTGACCGCCAGATCGGCACCGATCACCTGAAACGCAGTCTGGTTCATTGCCTCGGGAATGACCGGGTTCACCTTGCCGGGCATGATGGACGAACCGGGTTGCATGGCGGGCAGCTGAATTTCGCCCAGGCCGGTGCGCGGGCCGCTGGACAGCAGGCGCAGATCGTTGCTGAGTTTGGACAGCTTCACCGCCACCCGTTTGAGCACGCTGGAGAAGGTAACAAAGGCGCCCATGTCGGAGGTGGCTTCCACCAGATTGCTGGCCAGGCTGACCGGCTGGCCAGACACCTCGGCCAGGTGATTTACCGCCAGCGGCGCGTAGTCGGGGTGGGCGTTAATGCCGGTGCCGATGGCAGTGCCGCCCAGGTTCACCTCGCACAGCAGCCGGCAGGCGTCGTCGATACGGGCGTCTTCTTCACCCAGGTTGACGGCAAAGGCCTCGAACTCCTGACCCAGGGTCATGGGCACGGCGTCCTGCAGCTGAGTTCGGCCCATTTTGAGAATGTGGGCAAACTCCTCGGCCTTGGCCGCCAGGCTTTGTTGCAGACCGGCAATGGCCTGCTTGAGCGGCTGGGCGGCAAACACGATGGCCAGCCGGGCGGCGGTGGGATAGGCGTCGTTGGTGGACTGGGAGCGGTTCACGTCATTATTGGGGTGCAGGTGTTTGTAGTCGCCCCGGGCATGGCCCAGCTTGGCCAGCGCCAGGTTGGCAATGACTTCGTTGGCGTTCATGTTGGTGGAGGTGCCCGCCCCGCCCTGAATAAGATCCACCACAAACTGATCGTGCAGGGCGCCGTTCATGATATCGGCACAGGCGGCGTTAATGGCTTCGGCCTTGTGCGGCTCCAGCTGGCCCAGATCTCGGTTGGCGCGGGCGGCGGCGGCCTTGACCATGGCCAGGGCGTTGATCAGCTCGGGAAAGTGGCTGATGGGCACACCGGTAATGGTGAAGTTCTGCTGCGCGCGCTGGGTTTGAATGCCGTACCAGGCCTCGGCCGGCACCGGCTGTTCACCCAAAAGATCTTTTTCAATACGTGTTTGCATTGGTTACCTGCTTGGTGGAGTTTGTGCGGTTCAAGGCCCTATTACAGCAGTGCGCACAGGCACTGAAAATTTGACGCACTGTCTCAAACTGATGCTGATTGGCGCAGTCAGTACACCAGAAAGCGACTGTCGCACCCTGTTGCAGAAAAATAACGTTAGGTATACTGACCCCAGTTTCACGGAGCCTCTATGCACCAAGACTTTGCCAAAAACCTGCGTCTGCTCTGCAGTTACTACAAGTCAGTAGCTGAGGTATGTCGCCGGCTGAAGATAAACCGCCCCCAGTTCAACCGCTATTTGAGTGGTCGCTACAAGCCC
The Oceanimonas doudoroffii DNA segment above includes these coding regions:
- a CDS encoding transporter substrate-binding domain-containing protein; this encodes MKWLQACLLLWGLALGGAMAAEPYREGIIRVGGDHDYPPYEFLNEDGEPDGYNVELTRAIAEVMGMQVEFHLGDWNRMRQALDTGEMDVLQGMIFSSERSDDYSFSPPHAIVYQSIFARKGEDEARELADLRGKEVVVQRGGIMHDHLLHNNVGDNLVLVDTHASALRLLAAGKHDYALVANLPGLYLGRELELSNIVPVGQPFQPQRYGYAVSKGNEALLAGFSEGLAILKNTGRLQQIYDKWLGPLEQGGWPWKKIGLAAALVSAVLLVVLGGIVIWNRMLAREVARRSEKLQLQHQQLIQADKMSSLGILVSGVAHEINNPSSLLLLNLPVLKDAFADLEALLEAQYEQQGDFYLAGLPYSRMREELPAMLDDMQASAGRIRRIVDDLRDFARQGPAELNENVDLNALVATVIRLVDNTIRTSSHRVEVHCEPGLPHFRGNAQRIEQVLINLVVNACQALTSPEQGIVIRTGHRAPRNELYLEITDQGVGISPGDLSRLKDPFFTTKREQGGIGLGLSVSAGIVQEHGGRLEYESEPGRGTRATLTLPAIEGTPS
- a CDS encoding aspartate ammonia-lyase yields the protein MQTRIEKDLLGEQPVPAEAWYGIQTQRAQQNFTITGVPISHFPELINALAMVKAAAARANRDLGQLEPHKAEAINAACADIMNGALHDQFVVDLIQGGAGTSTNMNANEVIANLALAKLGHARGDYKHLHPNNDVNRSQSTNDAYPTAARLAIVFAAQPLKQAIAGLQQSLAAKAEEFAHILKMGRTQLQDAVPMTLGQEFEAFAVNLGEEDARIDDACRLLCEVNLGGTAIGTGINAHPDYAPLAVNHLAEVSGQPVSLASNLVEATSDMGAFVTFSSVLKRVAVKLSKLSNDLRLLSSGPRTGLGEIQLPAMQPGSSIMPGKVNPVIPEAMNQTAFQVIGADLAVTLAAEAGQLQLNAMEPLIIYNLLNSSRMLGEAIRMLDTRCVRGIKANEEQCAAHLHNSIGIITALVPHIGYDNASRIANQALMTGATVAELVREEQLLSEERLAAVLSPASMVTPCVA
- a CDS encoding thiopurine S-methyltransferase, whose protein sequence is MDANFWHQRWQSSRIGFHQSDINLHLRTCWHHTGAGPGTEVLVPLCGKSLDMHWLAEQGHTVAGFELSPLAVAGFFEEAGLTPERTAEGAFEHWLCAPYHLYAGDFFAAEQLGRQFNAAYDRAALIALPPAMRADYVDLMARLITSGGRVLLVTLNHDSAKDQTPPFAVDETEVRTLFESRFEVSLLDRQQQGRQHPRVAAGDCTFFDELCFLLTRR
- a CDS encoding dicarboxylate/amino acid:cation symporter, with protein sequence MEQTVVDQGRSGFWSGLALWKKILVGMVLGVIAGTLMGPDAEVLKPIGTLFINAIKMLIVPLVFCSLVVGVTSMQDTRKMGRIGLKSVVLYLGTTAVAITIGLMLALLFTPGAGMNMTITEPVSASEAPSLVETLLALIPQNPIGAMAAGNILQIIVFALGLGIALTLCGEKAQPAIRLFESLAEGMYKLTEIIMKLAPYGVFGLMAWVAGKYGLEVLLPLIKVVALVYVGSLVHVLVVYSGLISVLGRLNPVRYLKGLINPAAVAYTTTSSSGTLPATIKAAREEMGVSQGVSSFVLPLGATINMDGTALYQGICAVFVAQAFGVDLAMSDYILIIMTATLGSIGTAGVPGAGLIMLSLVLTTVGLPLEGLAIVAGIDRILDMARTSVNVCGDLMVSVLIGKSENELDETVYNSTKPAAEVRRG
- a CDS encoding aspartate/glutamate racemase family protein, with translation MSSLIGILGGMGPLATVDFVTKIIHQTPASRDQDHLPLLVHSVPQIPDRTACLLENKESPLEALLKGLNTLISGGAGCIAIPCNTAHYWYEPLAQASSVPILHIARACAAALAGEKVGSVGLLATDGTLKAGFYARELAEFGIALTTPRPELQRRVMEGIYLVKSGAVKQGAQMLDGCMADMLQQGVERVILGCTEIPFALDSIGSAHAHLGMDATRALAAACVQWHRQQQMAVAA
- a CDS encoding LysR substrate-binding domain-containing protein, which codes for MNIETKWLEDFLSLAHTQSFSRSAQERHMTQPAFSRRIRALETALGCELVDRTSTPVQLTDEGRLFRITARNLVTQLADSIGHLRSMKQRGAHTIDFAVSHTLSLSLFPAFLQSFRRELEGISTRQLVANVDDSVQALKNGICDFLLAFEDPTLAPGQFHRFELQTEQLVPVCRADEDGQPVFNLDAAHGATLPYLGYPEEIFLGRCVERLLRSRPRTVTLRQAFESPLADSLKVMAMQGMGIAWVPSFAIREELRQGFLVICGDDRWQLPLNVCLYRCNRPLSDTAEAFWQVCEQNYGRAEPTA
- a CDS encoding BCCT family transporter, yielding MDMVLSVAIVLTLTASVWILLRYGRVPCKGEMPTSLFTFIAILFTSGLDVGLVMFPLTEFPVYVSESVYGFASPLAIEFGFWGFLVWGFYFFTTFYFVLIEPRVRLFELPLVRFINNLVIIGTCAFTGYLFLSYLPDYVTGITPALRYGLVALVVLCAVWSSSDVRYVKFLSVASTWLFVALIAVMAVNSGAGVPALAGTMAEIGDYFGNLHRFVTPMSDYHAFYLFWWFSWSIMIGQFVARFAGGLPAWQLCLAMLVVPSIPIAIWFSVLYLHFSEAIAIGNELRLAMVVVGVIFVINSLDSLIRLYTTNLGMEAEKLGKGRYLVLNWTLMFVLVLLFQFTPLKIEWVGLVVIGLYALIAVLLWQRRAQCRELGRGVDLPARAASSGR
- a CDS encoding sigma-54-dependent transcriptional regulator, with translation MIKSNSYPSFGVLLVDDEAPFLRSLSIALERRGGINHIYRCEDSREVMGIIAREPIGLVLLDLTMPHLSGEALLQQIVEEYPEIAVIIISGLNQLETAVNCIRLGAYDYFVKTTEEDRLIGGIRRAIASQEMRLENQEMRRRFLTDTLERPEVFAGIITQDKGMRSVFQYLEAVSASSQPVLICGESGVGKELIAHAIHTLSNRSGPVISVNVAGLDDNVFADTLFGHHKGAFTGADRARAGMIEQAAGGTLFLDEIGDLSLTSQVKLLRLLQEGEYYPLGSDRPKRISARVVVATHQDLARKQQEGSFRKDLYYRLRTHQVEIPPLRQRKGDIPLLLEHFLAEAAAELDKTVPTLPRELPVLLANYAFPGNVRELRALAYDAMSRHKSKMLSMEVFRQALGQQELPLLTEGEDEPSPFRRMQTLPRLTEVGDLLVAEAMRRAEGNQSLAARLLGISQPALSKRLKKAAADEA